In the genome of Etheostoma cragini isolate CJK2018 chromosome 5, CSU_Ecrag_1.0, whole genome shotgun sequence, the window AAAGTATAATCATCATTTTACAGGTCCAGTCAACATCAAGGTGTACAATATGTCCTTAAAGTTATGAATGAGGGTCCATGGTGAGTAAAATGTAGTAAACATGACAGTTAACTCCCAACTATACTGTCTTTGATAAGTGCTGTTCCTTCTCCTTAGATAACAGAAGAAAGATTATTTGTGGCTCATCAAGTTGGATCTCTGCGGACAGTCACTGTTCATGATCCCAGAGTCCTCCTTTTACACTGTCAACAGCATTGATGCTTTCCACAGTGTAGAACTGCAAATGAAGTCTTGCTCCTCTTTGTGTGTAGCCCCTCTGTCATCTGGAACACTGGGGAGACTGACGCCACTCCGTCTGGcttgtttattttcagtaattttactttttctcacaAGTACCTAGAtgattttatttgatgtttataTTTAGTTCATTGGCAAAGTTCAATACTTATACAGAATATAGCTACGCATTTCATCATCCCTCCGCCATACTTTGTTTTTATACGGGGTTAGTCTGAGATGATGCCCAATGACCGAAGGATGCCATGGTGACCGGAGGATGCCTAAGCCCACACCCCAGGCCACTAGGATAACATACCCACAATAACTTAATGCATAGCCTACATCTTCTGGATTAAGGATGAGAAATAATGTAATAAGTGAACTCTATTGGCTATGGGGGAGCTGTGCACCTTCTACCATGGACTGGACTTTCTGTGTCTCGCGGAGGTGTGGCAGCGGAGCGATGATTTCTTCCACCTGAACCAAGCAGTCCTGCATGCATGGATTTGTTCACATCTGTAAACGCTGCTCATCCATGAGGGGGAGGTGTTCTTGCACTGAAAGTTTTACACCTCTGCCCGCTCACTGAGATCCTCCTCAGCAGGCCTACTGCATGTCCCTTGTGTGAACCTCAACACCTTTATGAGATGACTATAATTTTAATATCCTTTTTTGGTTTGTGAAGTGACCTTGGTTGTCATGGCAGtcgctttaaataaaatgtattattattataataatccACTATTTGAGAACATCACTCAGCGTTTGTCTCGTCTTTTGTCAATTTCCTTTCGAATTCGAGCCACTAGAGCTGACCTCATGGCTGGATCTAGGATGTTCTTCTCTGTGACACGTTCCACCACCTCCTCAGGCTTATCCTCCTTTAAAAACAGAGACATCATGAGGGGAATTAGGACcaaggcaaaataaaataagtcaaaGAGTCAGAAATATCAGTCAAAGGGATCTGCATTAACCTTGTGCACAAGGAAGGAGGTAATGGTACCAGAGTCTGCCTGATAGTCAAGCCAGAAGAGTTCAGTAGCATGGGTCTCAGTCTCTGTGCTTGACCCACTCTCATTAGACTCTTCAGCCTCAGCACTGGCCCCCGGCTCTGATCCATCTGGGAAAttagcacacacatgcatactcTGTATTGGATTCAGTGTCcggcaaaaacacaacaacaaactgcaTCAAACTTACGTCTGCGTCGAGGATAGTACACTTGGATATCAGGTCGACGGGGTCGTCTAGGGGTTGTGGTGTGCCTCTGCCGCTGAAGCTCTTTAGCTTGCTTCACCTCTTTGGCTTGTTTCACCTCTTTATCATAGTCATCCCTTGAAGAGACAATGATTTCAACATGTTGTTATTGCTTGGAAATGTACAATATACCATATGCGTTTCAATAACATGCATTGCAGAATGTCTCTGACATTCTAGCCCAGCTCGTTAAACTACAGCAATACTGGTCTtgctttactgttttattgttctACCTGCAATAAagtaaagtcaaagtatataaatatttacTTATATACATTTGCTTTATTGAAATGCATTTCAGAGACAAATAAATTGTGGAATTATCAAATGCATATGCCAATTTTTTAGTCAGTACTGAGGTCATACATCGCACCTTATTATACCCATACAATATGATGTAAAAGGTGCCTTGtacttttatttcttctttatcATCTTACGGAGGTCCTGTCTGAAGAACAGCCAAATCGCCTGACCTGTGAGAGTAAAACAGTATGTGGCAATGATAAACCTGGatgttttaagctaacgttatgcTATTTTGCCTCCAGCAGTATCCTAGCTAAACAAAGGATAACTTTGGTTATTGGGCCTGTGCGAcctttctttatatttttatttttaacttaaaataagCTGTATACAATTTTACTTGCCCTGCTACTGAACCTTCCCTTACAACCAGATTGACttctatattttaaaaaaaatatgtgaggTTGCAGCTCTAGGTATTGTGAACTAGCTTGTAAGCTAGCTACTACCAGTAGCTAACGGTAGCTAGCTGAGGAAATCACCTAGCAATCTGGTTCCTCCGGATATGGTGCAGGAAGCCATGGCTCATATCCAAGCGGCCCCCACGTTTGTATTTCAGCTCATGCACGTCTTCGTCTCTTAACATATCCATTTTAACAAACAGCTTAAATGCGGTGACAGTATTTGTGAGCTAATGACGCTAATGATTGGTCTCATTCAGATCCATCGAAAGTAGTGACAAAAAGCTACATGCTAGCTTATGGTAAGTTGTTGTCCAAATGTAACACTCCCGGAGTTTAAAAATTAACTagaaattacactttaaaaaaatgaaactacatTCACAAGCATTACATGCTTACATTCAGCTTATTCATTTACAATTACTGGCTtccacacatttacattacctTATTTCACATTGCattatttaactatttatttatacctATATTTTAACTTGTACTATGATGTAGGTTCTCATCTAATCATAATTTAATTAGCACTATTGGAGGGAGCCTGAGACTCAAGATTTTCAGTGACAATGACTTTTGTCGTCCATCTGACAACAAATAACTTGAAAATTAAACTTGAATCGAGCAGCTCAAGGATCGATGAAGCAAGCTTCAAACTCCGGGTTAGTTTCTAGCTGGCTGTTTGTAATTGCGCGACGCGAACGTACGCTCCCACCGCTTGTTTCGACGCGCACGGTGCTTGACCCATTCAACTCTTCGAAATAAAGTTGTGCCTTCTCCgttgttgtgacaataaaaccgCAGACTTACTGTTGTGATGGTTTCTCTGAAACGAGAAAGAGAGGCGCAGGTGGACGATGATGACAACGAAGACAGAGGTACGTTTGTTTACTTCTAACGTGTGCGCGACGTTTGGTTAGCAGGTAACGATAGCTAACCCGATGCTACTTGTAGAAGCCAGTGGTATTTTATTCACGTGTCTGACCAGTCACACACAGGCAGGTCAACAAGTACCTACCCATACAGTGTAATTTGAGCTGTCTTAAATACATGTAATGTACCACCCTTTGAATTCACTGTGCTTCAAATCCAGTATCTGCGAAGTCCTTacaacctagctagctaaacgCTAGGTCTGTTAGCATATGTATcgttagctagcttagctataTTCAGTTGATTGAACCCAGTCTCGTTTTGTTT includes:
- the c5h2orf68 gene encoding UPF0561 protein C2orf68 homolog, which gives rise to MDMLRDEDVHELKYKRGGRLDMSHGFLHHIRRNQIARDDYDKEVKQAKEVKQAKELQRQRHTTTPRRPRRPDIQVYYPRRRHGSEPGASAEAEESNESGSSTETETHATELFWLDYQADSGTITSFLVHKEDKPEEVVERVTEKNILDPAMRSALVARIRKEIDKRRDKR